One Cololabis saira isolate AMF1-May2022 chromosome 12, fColSai1.1, whole genome shotgun sequence DNA window includes the following coding sequences:
- the phf8 gene encoding histone lysine demethylase PHF8 has protein sequence MASVPLYCLCRLPYDVTRFMIECDICQDWFHGSCVGVEEDKAAEIDLYHCPNCQVTHGPSVMRKRRGGNKQIDGSTGVGRDPSRPVKTGSPQFVRELRSRTFPNADEVLLKPSGAQLTVEFLEEHSFSVPVMVLRRDGLGMTLPPSSFGVTDVEHYIGGDKEIDVIDVSRQCDQKMRLGDFVEYYNSPNRDKVLNVISLEFSETRLSNLVETPKIVRKLSWVENLWPEESVFERPNVQKYCLMGVKDSYTDFHIDFGGTSVWYHVLRGEKIFYLISPTPANLALFERWSSSSNQNEMFFGDQVDMCYKCSVKQGNTLFIPTGWIHAVLTPVDCLAFGGNFLHSLNIDMQLRAYEIEKRLSTADLFKFPNFETVCWYAGKHLLDTFRGLRENRRHPASYLVHGAKALNNAFRGWTRKEALADHEVEIPETINTQTLVKDLAKEIRLVEDIFQHNIGRTGPQFPGAPLAKAAMSASQNSGRPPGKKKGPKPKEFLGSLGSPGTKKKSQKGSLKAEAGELDLIEIHTKHTLKKFQPGKSKHKNKLELPLEEFEGNLKKSKLKLVLTNGKIQGKKDGSSNGAGSTGRYKHLVTDGSSASDFESEDELQIDETPPPRRKGGPGKKKGLSSLPRKLPRAKPCSDPNRIREPGEVDFDIEEDYTTDEEALAAHGVKGGAGGILDLLKASKQVAGLDSGTLSEEAPASPSTRDAIQGMLSMANPPSSSSSSSSSSPLSISGGLTEGLGVVKEKGGRAVWVTGGVKNTANPDKKPVIRRPGKRPIKRPARHLSDEESPDEQETLGTCFKDSDYVYPSLESDEDDHNSKAKMKRKKNWDDTPWSPKARVMPTLPKQERPAREGARVASVETGLAAAAAKLAQQEQQKPAKRKYTKKQRPPAPVVTLPPVQSEPTPPSPPPASESAADVSPDRRMDYYSASLMDHEYTAGPGPFGSGGPRGSGAMAPGVFLTSRRPSLSPQNSSSHSGASPASLSNQGITGVGQGKRPKKGLATAKQRLGKILKIHRNGKLLL, from the exons ATGGCATCAGTGCCACTGTACTGCTTGTGTCGCCTGCCATATGATGTCACACGCTTCATGATCGAGTGTGATATTTGTCAAGACTGGTTTCATGGAAG CTGTGTTGGAGTAGAGGAAGACAAAGCAGCTGAGATTGACCTATATCACTGCCCAAACTGTCAGGTCACCCATGGACCATCTGTca tgcGCAAACGTCGTGGAGGCAACAAGCAAATAGATGGAAGCACTGGGGTTGGAAGAGATCCAAGTCGGCCTGTTAAGACAGGGAGCCCACAGTTTGTAAGGGAGCTACGGAGCCGCACCTTCCCCAA TGCAGATGAAGTCTTGCTAAAGCCATCAGGGGCACAGCTGACTGTTGAATTTCTGGAAGAGCATTCATTCAGTGTTCCTGTTATGGTGTTGCGACGGGATGGCTTAGGCATGACCCTTCCTCCATCGTCTTTTGGCGTCACTGATGTAGAGCACTACATTG GTGGAGATAAAGAGATTGATGTGATTGATGTGTCTCGGCAATGTGATCAGAAGATGCGGTTGGGAGACTTTGTTGAATACTACAACAGCCCTAACAGAGATAAAGTCCTCAATGTCATCAGCCTGGAGTTCTCTGAGACTAG GCTCTCAAACTTGGTGGAAACTCCCAAAATTGTGAGGAAATTGTCATGGGTAGAAAACCTCTGGCCTGAAGAGTCCGTATTTGAACGCCCCAATGTGCAGAAGTACTGTCTCATGGGAGTGAAAGATAGCTACACTGACTTTCACATCGATTTCGGAGGCACCTCAGTCTGGTACCATGTCCtgagg GGTGAGAAAATATTCTACCTGATTTCTCCCACTCCAGCGAATCTTGCACTTTTTGAGCGATGGAGTTCTTCATCTAACCAGAATGAGATGTTTTTTGGAGACCAGGTCGATATGTGTTACAAGTGTTCTGTCAAACAAGGAAACACCCTTTTCATACCAACAG GGTGGATTCATGCTGTGCTGACTCCAGTGGACTGCCTGGCCTTTGGAGGAAACTTCCTGCACAGTCTTAACATTGACATGCAGCTGCG GGCATATGAAATAGAGAAGAGATTAAGCACAGCTGACCTGTTCAAATTTCCAAACTTTGAAACAGTATGTTGGTATGCTGGGAAACACCTTCTTGATACCTTTAGAG GATTGAGAGAAAATCGCAGACATCCAGCAAGTTATCTTGTTCATGGAGCTAAGGCCCTGAACAATGCCTTCCGTGGCTGGACCCGTAAAGAG GCCTTAGCAGACCATGAAGTGGAGATACCTGAAACCATCAACACTCAGACACTAGTGAAGGACCTGGCTAAGGAGATTCGTCTAGTTgag GATATCTTTCAACACAATATTGGCCGGACTGGACCTCAGTTTCCTGGTGCACCACTCGCCAAAGCTGCTATGAGTGCTTCTCAAAACTCTGGACGTCCtcctggaaaaaagaaagggcCCAAACCCAAGGAGTTCTTAGGTAGTCTTGGGTCTCCAGGAACCAAAAAGAAGAGTCAGAAAGGGTCACTGAAGGCAGAAGCAGGAGAGCTCGACCTGATTGAGATCCATACCAAACATACACTCAAGAAATTTCAACCTGGCAAGTCCAAACACAAGAACAAG TTGGAGCTGCCCTTGGAGGAGTTTGAgggaaacttaaaaaaaagcaaacttaAACTAGTCCTGACAAATGGAAAAATACAAGG TAAGAAAGATGGAAGTAGTAACGGTGCAGGAAGTACTGGAAGATACAAGCATCTTGTCACAGATGGATCCAGTGCTTCTGACTTCGAGTCTGAGGACGAGTTGCAGATTGATGAAACCCCACCTCCGCGACGTAAGGGTGGACCCGGCAAGAAAAAGGGACTAAGTA GTCTTCCAAGGAAGCTGCCGAGAGCCAAACCCTGTTCTGACCCTAATCGCATCAGGGAGCCAGGAGAGGTTGACTTTGACATTGAG GAAGACTACACCACTGATGAAGAGGCACTGGCGGCCCACGGGGTGAAGGGTGGTGCAGGCGGTATTCTTGATTTATTAAAGGCCAGCAAGCAAGTGGCTGGCTTAGACTCTGGAACACTCAG TGAGGAAGCTCCAGCCTCCCCCAGCACTCGAGACGCCATCCAGGGTATGCTTTCCATGGCCAACCCCccttcctcgtcctcctcttcctcgtcctcatctcccttatctatctctGGAGGCTTGACAGAGGGATTGGGAGTTGTCAAAGAAAAGGGTGGCAGAGCTGTTTGGGTAACCGGAGGGGTAAAGAATACAGCAAATCCAGACAAGAAACCTGTCATCCGGCGACCTGGAAAACGCCCAATTAAAAGGCCAGCTCGTCATTTGAGTGATGAAGAGAGCCCAGATGAACAAGAAACACTGGGAACCTGTTTTAAAGATTCAGATTATG tttacccTTCGTTAGAGTCTGACGAAGATGACCATAACAGCAAGGCTAAAATGAAGCGGAAGAAAAACTGGGATGACACACCTTGGAGCCCTAAAG CAAGGGTGATGCCCACCCTCCCCAAACAGGAGCGACCAGCCAGGGAAGGGGCAAGAGTCGCCTCTGTAGAAACTGGCCTCGCAGCAGCTGCTGCCAAGTTGGCACAACAA GAGCAGCAAAAACCTGCTAAAAGGAAGTACACCAAAAAGCAGCGTCCTCCTGCTCCTGTGGTCACTCTTCCCCCTGTACAAAGTGAGCCCACTCCGCCCTCCCCTCCACCTGCTTCAGAGTCTGCAGCAGATGTTAGCCCAGACAGAAGGATGGATTATTACTCGGCAAGTCTGATGGACCATGAATACACAGCCGGACCGGGACCATTTGGCTCTGGAGGTCCTAGGGGCAGTGGAGCCATGGCTCCTGGCGTGTTTCTCACTTCTCGAAGACCTTCACTGTCACCACAAAATAGCAGCTCTCATTCTGGTGCATCCCCTGCAAGTTTAAGCAACCAAGGCATAACAGGAGTTGGTCAAG gCAAACGTCCAAAGAAGGGACTTGCTACTGCAAAGCAGAGACTTGGAAAAATTCTGAAAATTCACCGCAATGGTAAACTTCTCTTGTGA